From one Streptomyces sp. N50 genomic stretch:
- a CDS encoding ABC transporter ATP-binding protein — MIEAVGLTKRYGDKTAVYNLSFQVRPGAVTGFLGPNGSGKSTTMRMILGLDNPTSGQVTIGGFPYRKLPNAPRQVGALLDAKAVHGGRSARSHLLSLAQLSGIPARRVDEVLGVVGLQDVARKRPKGFSLGMGQRLGIAAALLGDPQVLLFDEPGNGLDPEGILWVRNLMKALAAEGRTVFVSSHLMSEMALTADHLIVIGRGQLLSDMSVRDFISANSADFARVRTPDTEPQLREKLTSALTEAGGHVLPEQDGGLRVMGLPLPRISDIAHDTDVRLWELSPHQASLEEAYMRMTQGAVDYRSTIDQKAGLMQQLPPGAQPPMPVPGQGQPGWYAPPSPQHGGQPFAMGQPPANPYGAPNPYGAPAAPGAPAPGPYGPPVPVTPQTAAQPPQGPAQGAPADQVPVAAPAADATPAPAAPAQPSSPAADLTKPEDAR, encoded by the coding sequence ATGATCGAGGCTGTCGGCCTGACCAAGCGCTACGGCGACAAGACCGCCGTGTACAACCTTTCCTTCCAGGTGCGGCCCGGTGCCGTCACCGGTTTCCTCGGGCCCAACGGCTCGGGCAAGTCGACGACGATGCGCATGATCCTCGGCCTGGACAACCCCACGTCAGGACAGGTGACGATCGGCGGCTTCCCCTACCGCAAGCTGCCGAACGCCCCCAGACAGGTCGGCGCCCTGCTCGACGCCAAGGCCGTGCACGGCGGCCGCAGCGCCCGCAGCCACCTGCTGAGCCTGGCCCAGCTCTCGGGCATCCCGGCCCGGCGCGTGGACGAGGTGCTCGGGGTCGTCGGCCTCCAGGACGTGGCGAGAAAACGCCCCAAGGGCTTCTCCCTCGGCATGGGCCAGCGGCTCGGCATCGCCGCCGCGCTCCTCGGCGACCCGCAGGTGCTGCTCTTCGACGAGCCGGGCAACGGCCTCGACCCCGAGGGCATCCTCTGGGTGCGGAACCTCATGAAGGCGCTCGCGGCGGAGGGCCGTACCGTCTTCGTCTCCTCGCACCTGATGAGCGAGATGGCGCTGACCGCCGACCACCTCATCGTGATCGGGCGCGGGCAGCTCCTCTCCGACATGAGCGTGCGCGACTTCATCTCGGCGAACTCCGCCGACTTCGCGCGCGTGCGCACCCCCGACACCGAGCCCCAGCTGCGCGAGAAGCTCACCTCCGCGCTGACCGAGGCGGGCGGCCACGTGCTGCCCGAGCAGGACGGCGGGCTGCGCGTCATGGGCCTGCCGCTGCCGCGCATCAGCGACATCGCGCACGACACGGACGTACGGCTGTGGGAGCTGTCGCCGCATCAGGCCTCGCTGGAGGAGGCGTACATGCGGATGACGCAGGGGGCCGTCGACTACCGCTCGACGATCGACCAGAAGGCCGGCCTGATGCAGCAACTGCCGCCCGGCGCACAGCCGCCCATGCCGGTGCCGGGCCAGGGCCAGCCGGGCTGGTACGCGCCGCCGTCACCGCAGCACGGCGGTCAGCCCTTCGCCATGGGCCAGCCCCCGGCGAATCCTTACGGCGCCCCGAATCCGTACGGCGCCCCTGCGGCGCCCGGCGCACCCGCACCGGGCCCGTACGGGCCTCCGGTGCCCGTCACCCCGCAGACGGCGGCACAGCCGCCCCAGGGCCCGGCTCAGGGTGCCCCGGCGGATCAGGTCCCGGTGGCCGCTCCGGCCGCGGACGCGACCCCGGCCCCCGCCGCTCCCGCGCAGCCCTCCTCCCCCGCCGCCGACCTGACCAAGCCCGAGGACGCCCGATGA
- a CDS encoding STAS domain-containing protein produces MYIRGDHVELVVGGRLDVRSAADARTVLHSAVDDGVGDLVLDLSELDSWDATGLGVIMGAHRRAGRCGRRLVLRRVPPQMQRLLVATRLHRILAIEGGIGVESLPRV; encoded by the coding sequence ATGTACATCAGGGGCGACCACGTCGAGCTGGTCGTCGGGGGCCGCCTCGACGTCCGCAGCGCGGCGGACGCCCGTACGGTCCTGCACTCGGCCGTCGACGACGGAGTCGGCGATCTGGTGCTGGACCTGTCCGAGCTCGACTCCTGGGACGCCACCGGCCTCGGCGTCATCATGGGGGCCCACCGACGGGCCGGCCGCTGCGGCCGCCGCCTGGTACTGCGCCGCGTACCGCCGCAGATGCAGCGCCTGCTCGTGGCCACCCGGCTGCACCGCATCCTCGCCATCGAGGGCGGCATCGGGGTGGAGTCGCTTCCCAGGGTCTGA
- a CDS encoding SCO5389 family protein has product MSLDVSPALLEKAERGEVDEAEFVDCVRTSLPYAWEMVSSLVAQLKVDGGAFADNQTPPPDEQARGQLLRALASDAIRGALQRHFGVRLAFQNCHRVAVFPLDGSVDETLARFTSVRSQLLNQSPEFRDC; this is encoded by the coding sequence ATGTCGCTCGACGTCTCACCGGCCCTACTCGAAAAGGCCGAGCGAGGCGAGGTCGACGAAGCTGAATTCGTCGACTGCGTCCGGACCTCCCTGCCTTACGCATGGGAGATGGTCAGCTCCCTGGTGGCTCAGCTGAAGGTCGACGGCGGTGCGTTCGCCGACAACCAGACGCCGCCGCCGGACGAGCAGGCACGCGGTCAGTTGCTGCGTGCGCTCGCGAGTGACGCGATACGCGGCGCGCTGCAGCGGCACTTCGGTGTACGCCTTGCCTTCCAGAACTGCCACCGGGTGGCGGTGTTCCCGCTGGACGGCTCGGTCGACGAGACGCTGGCCCGCTTCACCTCGGTGCGCAGTCAGCTGCTGAACCAGTCCCCGGAGTTCAGGGACTGCTGA
- a CDS encoding ABC transporter ATP-binding protein: MIELEGLTKRYGDKVAVNNLTFTVRPGIVTGFLGPNGAGKSTTMRMMLGLDRPTAGDVRIDGQHYDQLKDPLKYIGALLDAKAMHGGRSAFNHLLCLAQSNGISTARVREVLDTVGLTAVAKKKAKGFSLGMGQRLGIAGALLGDPEILMFDEPVNGLDPEGIHWIRNLMKSLAAQGRTVFVSSHLMSEMALTADHLVVIGQGRLLADTSMADFIHQNSRSYVRIRTPQRERLLDVLHQAGITVVESGSGVLEVDGGKSEQIGELAASHQLVLHELSPQQASLEEAFMQLTAESVEYHAHSDAPSPSPGAPAQQQGWGDGWKKG, from the coding sequence ATGATCGAGCTCGAGGGGCTGACCAAGCGGTACGGCGACAAGGTGGCGGTCAACAACCTCACCTTCACCGTCAGACCCGGCATCGTCACGGGCTTCCTCGGCCCGAACGGCGCCGGCAAGTCGACGACCATGCGCATGATGCTCGGGCTCGACCGGCCGACCGCCGGTGACGTGCGCATCGACGGCCAGCACTACGACCAGCTCAAGGACCCGCTGAAGTACATCGGCGCCCTCCTCGACGCCAAGGCCATGCACGGCGGCCGCAGCGCCTTCAACCATCTGCTGTGTCTCGCGCAGAGCAACGGCATCTCGACGGCCCGGGTGCGTGAAGTGCTCGACACCGTCGGGCTCACCGCCGTGGCGAAGAAGAAGGCCAAGGGGTTCTCGCTCGGCATGGGCCAGCGGCTCGGCATCGCGGGCGCGCTGCTCGGCGATCCGGAGATCCTGATGTTCGACGAGCCGGTCAACGGCCTCGACCCCGAGGGCATCCACTGGATCCGCAACCTGATGAAGTCCCTTGCCGCGCAGGGCCGTACGGTCTTCGTCTCCTCGCACCTGATGAGCGAGATGGCGCTGACGGCCGATCACCTCGTCGTCATCGGCCAGGGCCGGCTCCTCGCGGACACCTCCATGGCGGACTTCATCCACCAGAACTCGCGGTCCTACGTCCGGATCCGCACCCCGCAGCGCGAGCGGCTGCTCGACGTGCTGCACCAGGCCGGGATCACGGTGGTCGAGTCCGGCAGCGGGGTGCTCGAAGTGGACGGCGGCAAGTCCGAGCAGATCGGTGAGCTGGCCGCGTCGCACCAGCTCGTGCTGCACGAGCTGAGTCCCCAACAGGCCTCCCTGGAGGAGGCGTTCATGCAGTTGACCGCGGAGTCGGTGGAGTACCACGCGCATTCCGACGCACCATCACCCTCCCCCGGGGCGCCTGCTCAGCAGCAGGGCTGGGGCGACGGCTGGAAGAAGGGCTGA
- the nucS gene encoding endonuclease NucS, with protein sequence MRLVIARCSVDYAGRLTAHLASAPRLILVKADGSVSIHADDRAYKPLNWMSPPCTLKEGSGSPEDPAGVWTVINKAGEKLIITMEEILHDSSHELGVDPGLIKDGVEAHLQELLADRIDTLGEGYTLIRREYMTAIGPVDILCRDGEGQTVAIEIKRRGEIDGVEQLTRYLELLNRDPHLAPVRGIFAAQEIKPQARVLATDRGIGCTVLDYNALRGIEDDKLRLF encoded by the coding sequence ATGCGTCTCGTCATTGCCCGGTGTTCCGTGGACTACGCGGGCCGGCTCACCGCCCACCTCGCCTCCGCCCCCCGTCTGATCCTGGTGAAGGCGGACGGCAGCGTCTCGATCCACGCGGACGACCGGGCCTACAAGCCCCTCAACTGGATGTCTCCGCCCTGCACGCTGAAGGAGGGTTCGGGCTCCCCAGAAGATCCAGCCGGTGTCTGGACCGTCATCAACAAGGCGGGCGAGAAGCTCATCATCACGATGGAGGAGATCCTCCACGACTCCTCGCACGAACTCGGCGTGGACCCCGGCCTGATCAAGGACGGCGTGGAAGCGCACCTCCAGGAGCTGCTGGCCGACCGCATCGACACCCTCGGCGAGGGCTACACGCTGATCCGCCGGGAGTACATGACGGCCATCGGACCGGTCGACATCCTGTGCCGGGACGGCGAGGGCCAGACCGTCGCGATCGAGATCAAGCGGCGCGGCGAGATCGACGGCGTGGAGCAACTCACGCGCTACCTGGAGCTGTTGAACCGCGATCCCCATCTCGCCCCGGTCCGCGGCATCTTCGCCGCCCAGGAGATCAAGCCGCAGGCCCGCGTCCTCGCCACCGACCGCGGCATCGGCTGCACGGTCCTGGACTACAACGCCCTGCGCGGCATCGAGGACGACAAGCTGCGGCTGTTCTGA
- a CDS encoding ATP-binding protein yields MDPIDRGPEEYGHDGDDTSSRQRPPREPLTPDFGQHTPALARTVQLVTGDILLTVNPVDGSEIEVCPSGQRPGRPAKFTAAERAEAARAARPPVPPGLNRPELPLLERQEERERLVRLLARGRSVRLTGPSGSGRTSLLDLVAEDCLDLAPDGVIRLTGFHRTSTDLLHDLFHAVYDAPLHRPGREELLALTREIGAVVVLDDLEFGAAALDELLDATPECAFLIAATPEIPAPSADSAIEEVFLGGLGRPGAVEVLERAVGRVLTEEEANWAGDLYFESEGLPLRFVQAGALLRQRDQLRVGTSAVEEFGVFQDAPPVDEPFDAPPLDPDEGDAVPLPSLGEAAAPAPLLASRLSTSARATLRFAVALGGEVPHQAHLPALVGDTHADAALGELAGCGLVSPVGSRYRLAAGVQTQLEAAGYGDDVASGALIAALHYSWWAGHPSVTPERVCAEADALLAALVALLPATTPPGDGEESTTVHLARTAAPAFAAGLHWSAWERVLRSGFEAARLAADVSEQAYFQHELGVLALCVGDLDRARAELESSIGLRGEAADKRGAVAGRRALALVADRSGIALPLGSTAGEEVPDARYEESATPPGGIPAPFPPLQPPGDTYTLVAHQPSPPKPHNKARGGLRGYARRNLVAAGAGVLLAAVLGTVVTLGATSNNNADNPSDKVGVNPSASQGTDDDSLGADPAKKGDGSGTGTATSRPTDPGPDGTMGTSDDPTPTGSGTPSDTPSGTNTSGGGHTSPSPTRSTTKPPSSSPTTSHSATPTPTGSQSSPPPTDTSSPPPTDTSTAPSTNTSASGAASSAPVETASSAAPESSGADTSSSAGAVI; encoded by the coding sequence ATGGACCCGATCGACCGGGGACCCGAGGAGTACGGCCACGACGGCGACGACACGTCGTCACGTCAGCGCCCGCCCCGGGAACCCCTCACACCCGACTTCGGCCAGCACACACCCGCGCTCGCCCGCACCGTGCAGCTGGTCACCGGTGACATCCTGCTCACCGTCAACCCCGTCGACGGCAGCGAGATCGAGGTCTGCCCGTCCGGACAGCGGCCCGGCCGGCCCGCGAAGTTCACCGCCGCCGAGCGCGCCGAGGCGGCCCGCGCCGCCAGGCCTCCGGTCCCGCCCGGCCTGAACCGCCCCGAACTGCCGCTCCTGGAGCGCCAGGAGGAGCGCGAGCGTCTCGTACGGCTGCTCGCCCGCGGCCGTTCCGTACGCCTCACCGGCCCCTCGGGCTCCGGCCGCACCAGCCTGCTCGACCTCGTCGCCGAGGACTGCCTGGACCTCGCCCCCGACGGCGTGATCCGCCTCACGGGCTTCCACCGCACGTCCACCGACCTCCTGCACGACCTCTTCCACGCCGTCTACGACGCACCCCTGCACCGGCCCGGCCGGGAGGAACTCCTCGCGCTGACGCGGGAGATCGGCGCCGTCGTCGTCCTGGACGACCTAGAGTTCGGCGCCGCCGCGCTCGACGAACTCCTCGACGCGACGCCCGAGTGCGCCTTCCTGATCGCCGCGACCCCGGAGATCCCGGCACCGTCCGCGGACTCCGCGATCGAGGAGGTCTTCCTCGGCGGCCTGGGCCGGCCCGGTGCCGTGGAGGTCCTGGAGCGTGCCGTGGGCCGCGTCCTCACCGAGGAGGAGGCGAACTGGGCGGGCGACCTCTACTTCGAGTCCGAGGGCCTGCCCCTGCGCTTCGTCCAGGCCGGTGCCCTGCTCCGCCAGCGCGACCAACTGCGCGTCGGCACCAGCGCCGTCGAGGAGTTCGGCGTCTTCCAGGACGCGCCTCCGGTCGACGAGCCCTTCGACGCCCCGCCGCTCGACCCGGACGAGGGCGACGCCGTACCCCTGCCGTCCCTCGGGGAGGCCGCCGCGCCCGCGCCGCTGCTCGCCTCGCGGCTCTCCACCTCGGCCCGGGCCACCCTGCGCTTCGCCGTCGCGCTCGGCGGTGAGGTGCCGCACCAGGCGCATCTGCCCGCGCTCGTCGGCGACACCCACGCGGACGCCGCCCTCGGCGAACTCGCGGGCTGCGGACTGGTCTCCCCGGTCGGTTCCCGCTACCGGCTCGCCGCCGGCGTCCAGACCCAGCTGGAGGCCGCCGGATACGGCGACGACGTCGCGTCCGGTGCCCTCATCGCCGCCCTGCACTACTCCTGGTGGGCCGGGCACCCCTCGGTCACGCCCGAGCGCGTGTGCGCCGAGGCGGACGCCCTGCTCGCCGCCCTCGTCGCCCTCCTGCCGGCGACGACCCCGCCCGGCGACGGCGAGGAGAGCACCACCGTCCACCTCGCCCGCACGGCGGCGCCCGCGTTCGCCGCCGGGCTGCACTGGAGCGCCTGGGAACGGGTGCTGCGCTCCGGCTTCGAGGCCGCGCGGCTCGCCGCCGATGTGAGTGAACAGGCCTATTTCCAGCACGAGTTGGGGGTCCTCGCGCTCTGCGTCGGCGATCTCGACCGGGCCCGGGCCGAACTGGAGTCGTCCATCGGCCTGCGCGGCGAGGCCGCCGACAAGCGCGGTGCCGTCGCGGGCCGCCGCGCCCTCGCCCTGGTCGCCGACCGCTCCGGCATCGCGCTCCCCCTCGGTTCCACGGCGGGCGAGGAAGTGCCGGACGCGCGCTACGAGGAGTCGGCCACGCCGCCCGGCGGCATACCGGCGCCCTTCCCGCCGCTCCAGCCGCCCGGCGACACGTACACCCTCGTCGCACACCAGCCCTCGCCCCCGAAGCCGCACAACAAGGCCCGGGGCGGCCTGCGCGGCTACGCCCGGCGCAACCTCGTCGCGGCCGGCGCGGGCGTCCTGCTCGCCGCCGTCCTCGGCACGGTCGTCACCCTCGGCGCCACGTCGAACAACAACGCCGACAACCCGTCCGACAAGGTCGGCGTCAACCCGTCCGCCAGCCAGGGCACCGACGACGACAGCCTCGGCGCGGATCCGGCGAAGAAGGGCGACGGCAGCGGCACGGGCACCGCGACCAGCCGGCCCACCGACCCGGGCCCGGACGGCACCATGGGCACGTCGGACGACCCGACCCCGACGGGCAGCGGGACGCCTTCGGACACGCCGAGCGGGACGAACACTTCGGGGGGCGGGCACACGAGCCCGTCGCCGACCAGGTCCACGACCAAACCGCCGTCGTCGAGCCCGACCACGTCGCATTCGGCGACTCCGACCCCGACGGGGTCACAGAGCTCGCCGCCGCCCACGGACACCAGCTCGCCTCCGCCGACGGACACGTCCACCGCCCCGTCCACCAACACCTCGGCAAGCGGCGCAGCCTCAAGTGCCCCCGTAGAGACGGCCAGTTCGGCCGCGCCCGAGAGCAGCGGCGCGGACACGTCGAGTAGCGCGGGTGCCGTGATCTGA
- a CDS encoding ABC transporter permease: MAATQVIRSEWTKIRSVASTVWTLSLAVVVTIGLGMLISALSKSQFDDMSAKDKLSFDPTFISFAGMSLGQLAMIVFGVLVVSNEYSTGMIRTSLAAVPQRGTFLFSKIAVAAGLCLVVGLVTSFLTFFLGQAMLGSHRAEIGDPGVLRAVIGGGLYMTLIALFSMGVASMLRSPMLSLGILMPFFFLISNILGNVSATKKIGQYLPDQAGSKIMQVVTPVDDSAPYGPWGGFGIMALWVLASLVGAYVLLKRRDA; this comes from the coding sequence ATGGCGGCGACCCAGGTCATCCGCTCGGAGTGGACCAAGATCCGTTCCGTCGCGTCGACGGTGTGGACGCTCTCGCTGGCCGTGGTGGTGACGATCGGGCTCGGCATGCTGATCTCGGCGCTGTCGAAGAGCCAGTTCGACGACATGAGCGCCAAGGACAAGCTGTCCTTCGACCCGACGTTCATCAGCTTCGCCGGGATGAGTCTCGGGCAGCTCGCGATGATCGTGTTCGGGGTGCTGGTCGTGTCGAACGAGTACAGCACCGGCATGATCCGCACCTCGCTCGCGGCCGTCCCGCAGCGCGGCACCTTCCTGTTCAGCAAGATCGCGGTGGCCGCGGGGCTGTGTCTCGTGGTCGGCCTGGTGACGAGCTTCCTCACGTTCTTCCTCGGGCAGGCGATGCTCGGCTCCCACAGGGCGGAGATCGGCGACCCGGGCGTGCTGCGCGCGGTGATCGGCGGCGGGCTCTACATGACCCTGATCGCGCTGTTCTCCATGGGCGTCGCCTCGATGCTGCGCTCGCCGATGCTGTCGCTGGGCATCCTGATGCCGTTCTTCTTCCTGATCTCCAACATCCTCGGCAACGTCTCCGCGACGAAGAAGATCGGCCAGTACCTGCCCGACCAGGCCGGCAGCAAGATCATGCAGGTGGTCACGCCGGTGGACGACTCCGCGCCGTACGGCCCCTGGGGCGGCTTCGGGATCATGGCCCTGTGGGTGCTCGCCTCGCTCGTCGGCGCCTACGTCCTTCTGAAGCGCCGGGACGCCTGA
- a CDS encoding LLM class flavin-dependent oxidoreductase, giving the protein MRVGSFVLAAQFPGQGQGEALHRAVRSVEVAEEAGLDTAWLAEHHFVPYGTCPSAVTLAALLLGRTQRIRVGTAVSVLPTVHPVALGEQAALLHVTSGGRFSLGVGRGGPWVDLEVFGSGLAAYEQGFPESLDLLMSWLREPSVAGTGDRFAFREVPVVPRPSEALSDAPGPEVVVACTSPASVRLAAERGLPMLLGMHVGDEEKAEMVALWRQLARAAGRPAEEIRGAAHVSAGVCQIADRRADAVEALVKAMPGWLKQGLDAHVTVDDRERRMRDPLAYTELLCGLHPVGTPRLCVDRLAATSERTGISRFALLVEGSGDLAATEENVRRLGAEVLPHLG; this is encoded by the coding sequence ATGCGCGTCGGAAGTTTTGTGTTGGCGGCCCAGTTCCCGGGGCAGGGCCAGGGGGAGGCCCTGCACCGCGCGGTCCGCTCGGTGGAGGTCGCGGAGGAGGCCGGTCTCGACACGGCCTGGCTGGCCGAGCACCACTTCGTGCCCTACGGCACCTGCCCGTCCGCGGTCACCCTGGCCGCGTTACTGCTGGGCCGCACCCAGCGCATCCGCGTCGGCACCGCGGTCAGCGTGCTGCCCACCGTCCACCCGGTCGCCCTCGGCGAGCAGGCCGCGCTGCTGCACGTGACGAGCGGGGGGCGCTTCTCGCTGGGTGTGGGGCGCGGCGGGCCGTGGGTCGACCTGGAGGTGTTCGGCTCGGGCCTCGCCGCGTACGAACAGGGGTTCCCGGAATCACTCGATCTGCTGATGAGCTGGCTGCGCGAGCCGTCGGTCGCGGGCACCGGGGACCGCTTCGCGTTCCGTGAAGTGCCCGTCGTACCAAGGCCGTCGGAGGCACTGTCGGACGCGCCGGGCCCCGAGGTCGTCGTCGCCTGCACCTCCCCCGCGAGCGTGCGGCTGGCGGCCGAGCGGGGCCTGCCGATGCTGCTCGGCATGCATGTCGGGGACGAGGAGAAAGCCGAAATGGTCGCCCTGTGGCGGCAGTTGGCCCGGGCGGCGGGGCGGCCGGCGGAGGAGATCCGCGGGGCGGCCCATGTGTCGGCCGGTGTCTGCCAGATCGCGGACAGGCGTGCCGACGCGGTGGAGGCCCTGGTGAAGGCGATGCCGGGCTGGCTCAAGCAGGGGCTGGACGCCCATGTGACGGTGGACGACCGCGAGCGCCGGATGCGCGACCCGCTCGCGTACACCGAACTCCTCTGCGGGCTGCACCCGGTGGGCACCCCGCGGCTGTGCGTCGACCGGCTCGCGGCGACCTCGGAGCGGACCGGCATCTCCCGTTTCGCGCTGCTCGTCGAGGGGTCAGGGGACCTCGCGGCGACCGAGGAGAACGTACGGCGGCTCGGAGCCGAGGTGCTCCCTCACCTCGGCTGA
- a CDS encoding ABC transporter permease, whose amino-acid sequence MSTPQPPMPQAAVPNWQAANGPSYGGYTSPIPVVRAHLGHALASEWTKIKSVRSTLWTLGVFVVLVVGIGLLAALVVSNSSSQMNGENPLSLGFFGLLLGSMCIITLGVLTTASEYGTGMIRTTMTACPSRGRVLAAKSIVFFGVAFVVTLVSSGFIAFVDASLLENNGAKDPSAGEWFKGTVGVSLYIALLGLLALIVGSIIRHSAGAITIMIGAVLAPLVIALFMFSQSLEDVRQALFEYSIPNQLSVFYSNSLTESGPSGWDPLWIIVGVTAVAFAGAIALLEQRDV is encoded by the coding sequence ATGAGTACGCCCCAGCCCCCGATGCCGCAGGCAGCCGTGCCCAACTGGCAGGCGGCGAACGGTCCTTCGTACGGCGGGTACACCTCGCCGATCCCGGTGGTGCGCGCCCATCTCGGGCACGCGCTCGCCTCCGAGTGGACGAAGATCAAGTCGGTGCGCTCGACGCTCTGGACGCTCGGGGTGTTCGTGGTCCTCGTCGTCGGCATCGGCCTGCTCGCCGCCCTCGTGGTCAGCAACTCCTCGTCCCAGATGAACGGCGAGAACCCGCTCTCCCTCGGCTTCTTCGGGCTGCTCCTCGGCTCCATGTGCATCATCACGCTCGGCGTGCTGACCACGGCCTCCGAGTACGGCACGGGCATGATCCGCACGACGATGACCGCCTGCCCCAGCCGCGGCCGGGTCCTCGCGGCGAAGTCCATCGTGTTCTTCGGGGTCGCCTTCGTGGTGACCCTGGTGTCCTCGGGGTTCATCGCCTTCGTGGACGCCTCGCTGCTGGAGAACAACGGCGCGAAGGACCCGTCCGCCGGCGAGTGGTTCAAGGGAACCGTCGGCGTCTCGCTCTACATCGCGCTGCTCGGCCTGCTCGCGCTGATCGTCGGCTCGATCATCCGGCACTCGGCGGGCGCGATCACCATCATGATCGGCGCGGTCCTCGCCCCGCTGGTCATCGCGCTGTTCATGTTCTCGCAGTCCCTGGAGGACGTGCGCCAGGCGCTGTTCGAGTACTCGATCCCGAACCAGCTGAGCGTCTTCTACTCCAACTCCCTGACGGAGTCCGGCCCTTCGGGCTGGGACCCGCTGTGGATCATCGTCGGCGTGACGGCCGTGGCGTTCGCGGGCGCGATCGCGCTGCTGGAGCAGCGGGACGTGTGA